Proteins found in one Mesorhizobium sp. CAU 1732 genomic segment:
- a CDS encoding PTS sugar transporter subunit IIA, whose protein sequence is MIGLVLVTHGRLAEEFRHAVEHVVGPQDHIETVCIGADDDMEQRRKDIVDAVARADTGAGVIVLTDMFGGTPSNLAISVMSSGQVEVIAGVNLPMLIKLTSVRTGDDMPAALHQAQMAGRKYINVASQLLSGK, encoded by the coding sequence ATGATCGGTCTCGTGCTCGTCACGCATGGCCGGCTGGCCGAAGAGTTCCGCCACGCCGTCGAGCATGTGGTGGGACCGCAAGACCACATCGAAACCGTGTGCATCGGAGCCGATGACGACATGGAGCAGCGCCGCAAGGACATCGTCGATGCCGTTGCGCGCGCCGACACGGGTGCAGGCGTCATCGTCCTGACCGACATGTTCGGCGGCACGCCGTCAAATCTGGCCATTTCGGTCATGAGTTCGGGTCAGGTCGAGGTCATTGCGGGCGTGAACCTGCCGATGCTGATCAAGCTTACCAGCGTGCGCACCGGCGACGACATGCCTGCCGCCCTGCATCAAGCGCAGATGGCAGGCCGCAAATACATCAACGTCGCCAGCCAGCTTCTTAGCGGCAAGTAG
- a CDS encoding HPr family phosphocarrier protein yields MSSDAAALHRDLTIVNKRGLHARASAKFVQLVTGYDADVRVEKDGVEVGGTSIMGLMMLAAGVGSSISVTATGRQAGEIMEALSALVADRFGEEC; encoded by the coding sequence GTGAGTTCAGACGCCGCCGCGCTCCATCGTGACCTGACCATCGTCAACAAGCGAGGTCTGCATGCGCGCGCGTCAGCCAAGTTCGTCCAGTTGGTGACGGGCTACGACGCGGATGTCCGGGTCGAGAAGGACGGCGTCGAGGTCGGCGGCACATCGATCATGGGGTTGATGATGCTGGCTGCGGGCGTCGGCTCATCGATTTCCGTGACCGCCACGGGTCGGCAGGCTGGCGAAATCATGGAAGCGCTCTCCGCCCTCGTGGCCGACCGCTTCGGAGAAGAGTGCTGA
- the ahcY gene encoding adenosylhomocysteinase, translating to MTAKDYVVADISLADWGRKEIEIAETEMPGLMASREEFGTTKPLKGARISGSLHMTIQTAVLIETLQALGADVRWASCNIFSTQDHAAAAIAAAGTPVFAIKGETLTEYWEYTDKIFQWTDGGTTNMILDDGGDATMYILIGARAEAGEDVLSKPGNEEEEILFAQIKKRMAATPGFFTKNRDAIRGVTEETTTGVNRLYQLQKRGLLPFPAINVNDSVTKSKFDNKYGCKESLVDGIRRATDTMMAGKVAIVCGYGDVGKGSSASLQGAGARVKVTEVDPICALQAAMDGFEVVTLDDAASTADIVITTTGNKDVITLDHMRKMKDMAIVGNIGHFDNEIQVEALRNLKWTNVKPQVDLIEFPGGNRMILLSEGRLLNLGNATGHPSFVMSASFTNQVLAQIELWTKGDQYQNEVYVLPKHLDEKVARLHLDKVGAKLTQLSNEQADYIGVTQQGPFKPEHYRY from the coding sequence ATGACCGCCAAAGACTACGTTGTCGCGGATATTTCACTCGCTGACTGGGGCCGCAAGGAAATCGAGATCGCCGAGACCGAGATGCCGGGCCTGATGGCCTCGCGCGAGGAGTTCGGCACCACCAAGCCGCTCAAGGGCGCGCGCATTTCCGGCTCGCTGCACATGACCATCCAGACGGCGGTGCTGATCGAGACGCTTCAGGCGCTCGGCGCGGACGTCCGCTGGGCTTCGTGCAACATCTTCTCGACGCAGGACCACGCCGCAGCAGCCATCGCCGCCGCCGGCACGCCGGTCTTCGCCATCAAGGGCGAAACCCTCACCGAATATTGGGAATACACCGACAAGATCTTCCAGTGGACCGATGGCGGCACCACGAACATGATCCTGGACGATGGCGGCGACGCCACGATGTATATCCTCATCGGCGCGCGCGCCGAGGCTGGCGAGGACGTCCTGTCCAAGCCGGGCAATGAGGAAGAGGAAATCCTCTTCGCCCAGATCAAGAAGCGCATGGCCGCGACACCGGGCTTCTTCACCAAGAACCGCGACGCGATCCGCGGCGTGACCGAAGAAACCACGACCGGCGTCAACCGCCTCTACCAGCTTCAGAAGCGCGGTCTCCTGCCGTTCCCGGCGATCAACGTCAACGACAGCGTCACCAAGTCCAAGTTCGACAACAAGTATGGCTGCAAGGAATCGCTGGTCGACGGCATCCGCCGCGCCACCGACACGATGATGGCCGGCAAGGTCGCCATCGTCTGCGGCTATGGCGATGTCGGCAAGGGCTCGTCCGCTTCGCTTCAGGGTGCCGGCGCCCGCGTCAAGGTGACGGAGGTCGACCCGATCTGCGCGCTGCAGGCTGCGATGGACGGCTTCGAGGTCGTTACGCTGGACGATGCCGCATCGACCGCCGACATCGTCATCACGACGACCGGCAACAAGGACGTCATCACGCTGGACCACATGCGCAAGATGAAGGACATGGCGATCGTCGGCAACATCGGCCACTTCGACAACGAGATCCAGGTCGAGGCGCTGCGCAATCTGAAGTGGACCAATGTGAAGCCGCAGGTCGATCTGATCGAATTCCCCGGTGGCAACCGCATGATCCTTCTCTCGGAAGGCCGCCTGCTCAATCTCGGCAACGCGACCGGCCATCCGTCCTTCGTGATGTCGGCCTCCTTCACCAACCAGGTGCTCGCGCAGATCGAACTCTGGACGAAGGGCGACCAGTACCAGAACGAGGTCTATGTGCTGCCGAAGCACCTCGACGAGAAGGTCGCGAGGCTGCATCTCGACAAGGTCGGCGCGAAGCTCACCCAGCTTTCGAACGAACAGGCCGATTATATCGGTGTGACCCAGCAGGGTCCGTTCAAGCCGGAGCACTACCGCTACTGA
- a CDS encoding ATP-binding protein → MTCTGDRIDSGCETIGRGTARRLADALAGSVAGLGVLSLPVVAFAQSGEAARAAGRVSLATSDVIQLALFLGITGAAMLSAILLIRERARTANENVHLRERVAELGTALQRSESLLNLRDQRIVVWFDDARKPELVGTLAAADAPEDRATFMAFGKWMSPRSAAALERAIAGLREQRKAFDLVAETNRGALLEIQGRIAASHVAVRFLSLTDARRDHAELRLDHQRLQSEHGNLLGLLDTLKMPAWMRSGDGSLSWVNAAYAEAVEAPTAAMAIDEKREMLGTAAREQIGHAHLSSPVFAQSLSTVIGGDRRVFAVTDFAGKDGSVGLACDISDIEAIREEHERTVRSHADTLDQLNTAVAIFDTDQKLRFFNQAFQKLWELDIAFLSSGPDNTILLDRLRSDGKLAEQPEWRRWKEALLEAYRAVEPEEHLWHLPDGQTLRVVANPQPKGGVTWVFENLTEKISLESRYNTAVRVQNVTLDNLAEGVAVFGPDGRVRLSNPAFSTLWGIPAGLVKAGTHISVVKAACQSLTRSSPWGELAAAATGFDEERRDGQGQVELNNGSVLRYALVHLPNGQVMTTFVDVTDSVNVERMLKDKNEALERADQLKNDFVQHVSYELRSPLTNIIGFTELLGQETTGPLNQRQRDYVGHIASSSAELDTIVDDILDLATVDAGIMELEISEILIESTVNSAADLVAERLREHRIGLELDLGRAPSSFHADENRIRQVLFNLLSNAANYAPEGSTIRLRCESNPGGVAFSVHDDGPGIPDDVLESIFRRFEPRTNGGRHRGAGLGLSIVKSFVELHDGTVEIDTGEGRGTTVICRFPMAPEGYRAAAE, encoded by the coding sequence ATGACCTGCACCGGGGACCGGATTGATTCCGGATGCGAAACGATTGGTCGGGGAACGGCCCGCCGCCTGGCTGACGCGCTTGCGGGTTCCGTCGCCGGACTTGGCGTCCTGTCGTTGCCGGTCGTCGCCTTCGCGCAGAGCGGTGAGGCCGCGCGCGCCGCCGGCCGCGTCTCGCTTGCGACCAGCGACGTGATCCAGCTTGCGCTCTTCCTGGGCATAACCGGCGCGGCCATGCTGTCGGCGATCCTCCTGATCCGCGAGCGCGCCCGCACCGCGAACGAGAACGTTCATCTGCGCGAACGCGTGGCCGAGCTGGGCACCGCACTCCAGCGCTCCGAATCGCTGCTCAATCTCAGGGACCAGCGCATCGTCGTCTGGTTCGACGATGCGCGTAAGCCCGAACTGGTCGGCACGCTCGCGGCCGCCGATGCACCGGAAGATCGCGCCACGTTCATGGCGTTCGGCAAATGGATGTCGCCGCGCAGCGCGGCCGCGCTCGAGCGTGCGATTGCGGGATTGCGCGAGCAGCGCAAGGCGTTCGACCTCGTTGCGGAAACGAACAGGGGCGCATTGCTTGAAATCCAGGGCCGGATCGCGGCCTCGCATGTCGCCGTGCGCTTCCTTTCTTTGACCGACGCCCGCCGCGACCACGCGGAACTGCGTCTCGATCACCAGCGCCTGCAGAGCGAACACGGAAATCTTCTCGGCCTTCTCGATACGCTGAAAATGCCGGCCTGGATGCGTTCGGGCGATGGCAGCTTGAGCTGGGTCAACGCGGCCTATGCCGAAGCGGTCGAGGCGCCGACGGCGGCGATGGCCATCGACGAGAAGCGCGAGATGCTCGGCACCGCCGCGCGCGAGCAGATCGGCCACGCGCATCTGTCCAGCCCCGTCTTTGCGCAGAGCCTGTCCACGGTGATCGGTGGCGACCGCCGCGTGTTCGCGGTCACCGACTTTGCCGGCAAGGACGGCTCGGTCGGCCTCGCCTGCGACATCAGCGATATCGAGGCGATCCGCGAGGAGCATGAGCGGACCGTGCGCAGCCATGCCGACACGCTCGACCAGTTGAACACCGCCGTCGCGATCTTCGACACCGACCAGAAACTGCGCTTCTTCAACCAGGCTTTCCAAAAGCTCTGGGAGCTGGATATCGCCTTCCTGTCGAGCGGGCCCGACAACACGATCCTGCTCGATCGCCTGCGCAGCGACGGCAAGCTTGCGGAACAGCCCGAGTGGCGGCGCTGGAAGGAAGCGCTGCTTGAGGCCTATCGCGCCGTCGAGCCGGAGGAGCATCTCTGGCACCTGCCGGACGGCCAGACGCTTCGCGTCGTCGCCAACCCGCAGCCGAAGGGCGGCGTGACGTGGGTCTTCGAAAACCTGACCGAGAAGATCAGCCTCGAAAGCCGCTACAACACCGCTGTTCGGGTTCAGAACGTTACGCTGGACAACCTCGCAGAAGGCGTTGCCGTCTTCGGGCCGGACGGCCGTGTGCGGCTTTCCAACCCCGCCTTTTCCACCCTTTGGGGCATTCCGGCCGGACTGGTGAAGGCCGGGACGCACATCTCCGTGGTGAAGGCCGCGTGCCAGTCGCTGACACGGTCGAGCCCGTGGGGCGAGCTTGCCGCCGCCGCGACTGGCTTTGACGAGGAACGCCGCGATGGCCAGGGCCAGGTCGAGCTCAACAACGGCTCGGTGCTCCGCTACGCACTCGTCCATCTGCCGAACGGGCAGGTGATGACGACCTTCGTCGACGTGACCGACAGCGTGAATGTCGAGCGCATGCTCAAGGACAAGAACGAGGCGCTGGAGCGCGCGGACCAGCTCAAGAACGACTTCGTCCAGCACGTGTCCTACGAGCTTCGCTCGCCGCTGACCAACATCATCGGCTTCACGGAACTCCTTGGCCAGGAGACGACCGGGCCTCTCAACCAGCGCCAGCGCGACTATGTCGGCCATATCGCCTCGTCGTCTGCCGAACTGGATACGATCGTCGACGACATTCTCGATCTGGCGACCGTGGATGCCGGCATCATGGAACTGGAGATCAGCGAAATCCTGATCGAGAGCACCGTGAACTCGGCGGCCGACCTGGTGGCCGAACGGCTGCGCGAACACCGCATTGGCCTGGAACTCGATCTCGGCCGCGCGCCGTCCTCGTTCCATGCCGACGAGAACCGTATTCGCCAGGTTCTGTTCAACCTCCTGAGCAACGCAGCGAACTACGCGCCGGAAGGATCGACGATCCGGCTGCGCTGCGAGAGCAATCCGGGCGGCGTCGCGTTCTCGGTTCATGACGACGGGCCGGGCATCCCGGACGACGTGCTGGAGAGCATCTTCCGGCGCTTCGAGCCGCGCACCAATGGCGGGCGTCATCGCGGTGCGGGCCTCGGCCTCTCGATCGTGAAGAGCTTCGTCGAGCTGCATGACGGCACTGTCGAGATCGACACCGGCGAAGGGCGCGGAACGACCGTGATCTGCCGGTTCCCGATGGCGCCCGAGGGATACCGGGCGGCGGCGGAATAA
- the tsaE gene encoding tRNA (adenosine(37)-N6)-threonylcarbamoyltransferase complex ATPase subunit type 1 TsaE has product MTSTLLRLELPDEDASRRLGEDIAMMLARGDVVALDGDLGMGKTTLARAIIRAMAGDDDLDVPSPTFTLVQVYEGRIPIQHFDLYRLTSPDELDELGFAEAIEQAAVLIEWPQRAAGAMPSDAVTIALSEHGDGRIVSISGPEAFMERLQRSLALRAFVQTSGFEPAKRRFLVGDASSRAYETISAPGREPLILMNAPRRPDGPPIRDGKPYSQIAHLAEDVTPFVAIAKVLRDAGLAAPEIPAADLDQGMLLVENLGSDGVLDASGVPIAERYIAAAELLAAMHTRRWPSHIDLGGGVIHQVPAYDHGAMAIETELLTDWYLPHVAGRPASEAERRNFAGAWSAAFDRLDHAEKSLVLRDYHSPNLIWRGDKVGHDRIGLIDFQDAMIGPAAYDVASLAMDARVTIPPELERRIVDAYCAAREASGSFDRAAFEEAYAIMAAQRNSKILGIFVRLNVRDGKPGYMKHLPRIRDYVSRALSHPSLRALRDFYASAGIIGAAE; this is encoded by the coding sequence ATGACAAGCACGTTGCTGCGGCTCGAACTGCCAGATGAGGATGCATCGCGCAGGCTCGGCGAGGATATCGCCATGATGCTGGCGCGGGGCGACGTGGTCGCGCTCGACGGCGATCTCGGCATGGGTAAGACGACGCTTGCCCGCGCGATCATCCGCGCCATGGCCGGGGACGACGATCTGGACGTGCCGAGCCCGACTTTCACGCTGGTCCAGGTCTATGAGGGCCGCATTCCGATCCAGCATTTCGATCTCTACCGCCTGACCTCACCGGACGAACTCGACGAACTCGGTTTCGCCGAAGCGATCGAACAGGCCGCGGTGCTGATCGAGTGGCCGCAGCGTGCGGCCGGTGCGATGCCGTCCGATGCCGTGACGATTGCGCTCTCCGAACATGGCGATGGCCGGATCGTATCGATTTCGGGGCCCGAAGCCTTCATGGAGAGGCTCCAGCGCTCACTTGCGCTTCGCGCCTTCGTCCAGACGTCGGGATTTGAGCCGGCTAAGCGTCGTTTTCTGGTCGGTGACGCGTCCTCCCGTGCCTACGAGACGATTTCCGCGCCGGGCCGCGAACCACTGATCCTCATGAACGCGCCGCGGCGTCCCGATGGCCCGCCGATCCGCGACGGCAAGCCCTACAGCCAGATCGCGCATCTGGCGGAAGACGTGACGCCCTTCGTGGCGATCGCGAAGGTGCTGCGTGACGCCGGCCTCGCCGCGCCCGAAATCCCGGCAGCCGATCTCGATCAGGGCATGCTTCTGGTCGAGAATCTGGGGTCGGACGGCGTGCTCGATGCGTCAGGTGTGCCGATCGCTGAGCGATACATTGCAGCCGCCGAATTGCTCGCTGCCATGCACACCCGCCGCTGGCCGTCCCACATCGATCTGGGCGGGGGCGTGATCCACCAGGTGCCGGCCTATGACCACGGCGCGATGGCGATCGAGACCGAGCTTCTGACCGACTGGTATCTGCCGCACGTCGCCGGCCGCCCGGCAAGCGAAGCCGAACGACGGAACTTCGCGGGCGCCTGGAGCGCGGCGTTCGACAGGCTCGACCACGCGGAAAAAAGCCTCGTCCTGCGCGACTATCATTCGCCGAACCTCATCTGGCGCGGTGACAAAGTCGGCCATGACCGGATCGGCCTGATCGACTTTCAGGATGCGATGATCGGCCCCGCGGCCTATGACGTCGCGTCGCTTGCGATGGATGCGCGGGTGACGATCCCGCCGGAACTGGAACGCCGCATCGTCGATGCCTACTGCGCGGCCCGCGAGGCTTCGGGGTCGTTCGACCGCGCGGCTTTCGAAGAGGCCTACGCGATCATGGCGGCGCAGCGGAACTCCAAGATTCTCGGCATCTTCGTCCGTCTCAACGTCCGCGACGGCAAGCCCGGCTATATGAAGCACCTGCCGCGCATTCGCGACTATGTCTCGCGCGCGCTCAGCCATCCGTCGCTGCGCGCTCTGCGCGATTTTTACGCGTCTGCCGGTATCATTGGAGCCGCCGAATGA
- a CDS encoding nucleotidyltransferase family protein: protein MNAGPRTAMVLAAGLGKRMRPLTENTPKPLIPVAGKPLLDWGLDALSAAGIEKAVVNVHYLGSQIVDHLAGRAAPRIVISDETDRLLDSAGGIVKALGELGGEPFYIINADTFWIDAANSNLERLALAWDAGRMDSLLMLAHLDDATGHSGTTDFLIGGDGRLSRANASPDGLIYAGAGIVHPRIFDGAAAEPHSLNRYFDEMIARGTLFGLPMQGHWITVSTPNSLVDAEAAVARLRAR, encoded by the coding sequence ATGAACGCCGGGCCGCGTACGGCGATGGTGCTGGCCGCCGGTCTCGGCAAACGCATGCGTCCCCTGACCGAAAATACGCCGAAGCCGCTGATCCCGGTTGCCGGAAAGCCGTTGCTCGACTGGGGCCTCGACGCGCTCAGCGCGGCAGGCATCGAGAAGGCGGTCGTGAATGTCCACTACCTCGGCTCCCAGATCGTCGATCATCTGGCGGGCCGCGCCGCGCCGCGCATCGTGATCTCGGACGAGACGGACCGGCTGCTCGATTCGGCCGGCGGTATCGTGAAGGCGCTCGGCGAATTGGGCGGCGAGCCGTTCTACATCATAAACGCGGATACGTTCTGGATCGACGCCGCAAACTCCAATCTGGAGCGTCTTGCCCTTGCATGGGACGCCGGGCGGATGGATAGTCTGCTCATGCTTGCCCATCTCGACGACGCGACAGGCCATAGCGGCACCACCGATTTCCTGATCGGCGGTGACGGCCGCCTTTCGCGCGCCAATGCGTCGCCCGACGGCCTGATCTATGCCGGCGCGGGCATCGTGCATCCACGCATATTCGATGGCGCTGCCGCTGAACCGCATTCGCTGAACCGCTATTTCGACGAGATGATCGCGCGCGGCACCCTGTTCGGGTTGCCGATGCAAGGACACTGGATCACGGTCAGCACGCCGAACTCGTTGGTGGATGCCGAAGCGGCGGTCGCGCGCCTGCGGGCTCGATGA